The window CTTCGGCGCCGACGACGACGCGGACGCGGGTTTCGTGGAGACCGAGCAGTACTGATCAGTACTTGATCGGTCGTTGCCGGTGAGCATCCGCTCATCGGGTTCCTGACCCCGGTACCTGACACGGCCGGGGCAGACACACAGGAGAAAGAACATGCCGAAGCCCACCAAGGGTGCCCGTATGGGCGGCAGCGCCGCGCACGAGAAGCTGCTCCTCGCGAACCTCGCGAAGGCGCTCTTCGAGCACGGTCGTATCACCACCACCGAGGCGAAGGCGCGCAAGCTGCGTCCGTACGCCGAGCGTCTGGTCACCAAGGCGAAGAAGGGCGACCTTCACAACCGCCGTCAGGTGCTCCAGGTGATCACGGACAAGAGCATCGTCCACACGCTCTTCACCGAGATCGGCCCGCGCTACGAGAACCGTCCGGGTGGCTACACCCGTATCACCAAGATCGGTAACCGCCGTGGCGACAACGCGCCCATGGCTGTCATCGAGCTGGTCGAGGCGCTGACGGTTGCGCAGGAGGCTACGGGCGAGGCCGAGGCCGCCACCAAGCGCGCCGCCAAGGACGCCGAGGTTGAGCCCAAGGTTGACGTCACCAAGGCCGATGAGGCCGAGGAGACGCCTGCCGAGGAGTCCAAGGACGCGTAAGCGTTCTGCCCCTTGGGGCGTTGGCGGGTCCGTTCCTTTCGAGGGGCGGGCCCGCTTTTGTTGTTGAGAGGATCTCTGGGTGAGTGACGAAGTGCTGGCCGGGTTCGTGAGGATTCGGCTTGATCTGTCCTACGACGGTTCCGGCTTCTCCGGGTGGGCCAAGCAGGCCGGGGGGCAGCGGACCGTGCAGGCGGAGGTCGAGGGTGCGTTGCGGACCGTTACGCGGTCTTCGGAGACGTACGACCTCACCGTCGCCGGGCGGACCGATGCCGGGGTGCATGCTCGGGGGCAGGTCGCGCATGTTGATCTGCCTTTGGAGTTGTGGGGCGAGCATCGGGAGAAGCTGCTCAAGCGGCTTGCCGGGCGGCTGCCCAAGGACGTGCGGGTATGGGCGCTCACCGAGGCTCCGGAAGGGTTCAACGCGCGGTTCGCGGCTCTTTGGCGGCGCTATGTCTACCGGGTCTGCGACCGGCCTGGTGGCGTGGATCCGCTGTTGCGCAGTCATGTGCTGTGGCATGACTGGGAGTTGGACGCCGCCGTGATGGACGCCGCCGCCAAGTCCCTTGTCGGGGAGCATGACTTCGCCGCTTATGCGAAGAAGCGCGTGGGGGCTTCGACGGTGCGCGAGATCTTCGACTTCGGGGTGCGCCGTACCGCTGACGGGGTGGTGGAGATCGAGGTCCGGGCCGATGCCTTCTGCCACAACCAAGTGCGGTCCATGGTGGGCGCGTTGCTGTTCGTGGGGGACGGGCACCGCGGGGTGGAGTGGCCGCGGAAGGTGCTCGACGCGCGGGTGCGCGACAGTGCCGTCCATGTCGTACGGCCGTACGGGCTGACTCTGGAAGAGGTCGCCTACCCGGCCGCCGACCAGCTCGCTGAGCGGCAGCGGCAGGCGCGGCGGGTGCGGGGGCAGGTGCACTGAAGGGGGGCCCTGCGGCGCAGGGCCCCCCTTCGGTTTACGTCAGTCCTGCGCGCGGCGGGAGCGGGTGAACCGCATCGCGGCCCAGCCCAGTCCGGCGAGCGCCGCGGCCGCCCCGGCGAGGGTGCCGATGCCCGCGGCGCCGGTCAGGGCGAGGCTGCCCGAGTCGCCCTGGGTGTCGGTGCCACCGGTGCTGTCGGAGCCGCCGGTCGTGGTGTCGGAGCTGCCGGAGGGGCTCGGCGACGGGGAAGCGGTCGCGCCCTGCTCGGTCACCTCGACGGTGAAGCGGATCCCGGCGTCGCCGGCCGTCGCGAGGACGTTGTACGTGCCCGGCTCCTGGCCCGCGACCAGCTCGGTGGCGGTGGCCTCGCCGTCGGCGTCGGTGGTCACGTTCACGGAGTCCTCGTCGCCCTCGAAGGTCGGGGCGTCGTCGGAGTTGCTCTCGACGGAGAACTCCACCTCGGTGTCCGCCGCCGCAGCGCCGTTCTTGGTCACCTTGACGGTCAGCGGGTCGGTGAAGGTGTCACCTGGCTTCGCCTGCTGGTCGTCGCCGCCCGTGATCTCGATGGCGTGGCTCGTCTGCCCGACGTGGGCGGTGAAGGTCGTCGAGACGTCACCGGAGGTGGCGCGGACCGTGAAGTCGCCTTCCTTCTCACCGGTGATGACGCTGGGGGACTGGGCGCGTCCCTGGGCGTCCGTGTACACCTGGGTCGGGGAGTCCTCCCACTTCACCCCGAGGCCGCTCGGGTCCTCCAGGGTGTAGGTCACCTTCTGGTCGGGCAGCGGCTCGCCGTTCTTGTCGCGGGCCACGACCACCATCGGGTCGGAGACATTGATCGGGAGGATGGTCTGGTCGTCGCCGGACTCCCGGGTCAGCTCGGTCACCACCGGGACGCCGTCGGGCGACTTCCACTGGAGGACCACGCGGCCGTCGCCGCCGCGCTCGTTCCAGCCGCCCTGGCCGACGCCGGCGAGGTCCGGCGTGTTGTCGTCGAGCGGATTGTGCACCCAGAACGGGTCGTCCTTCGCCGCCGGATAGGGCGTGGTGCTGCTCAGCATGCGTACGTCGGAGGTGCGCTCGGGGTCGGCGTAGCTGGAACCGCCACCGCCGCTGCCGCCGTCGCCCTGCGCCTCCCGGAGGCCGCCGCCACCGCCACCCGCGTAGCCCGCGCCGCCACCGCCCGCCTTGGCACCGCCGTCACCACCGGCACCGCCCTGCGTGTGGTCGGCGCCGGGCTTGCCGCCCTCGACGCCGGCCGCGCCGCCCTGGCCGCCCTTCGCACCCTTGCCACCGAAGTCGTCGCCGGCGTCGCCGCCGTCGGGAGCGCCGCCGCTTCCACCCTTGCTCATGTCATGGCTGCCGTACCCGGCGCCACCGCCGCCGGCGGCGATGAACAGCGCGGAGCCGTCCGCGGCGCGGACCGCGGTGCTCGCACCGCCGTTCCCACCCCAGTTGCTCGCGCCGGCCTTGCCACCGAGCGCATCGCCGAAGAGCTTGCCTCCGATGCGCCAGCCGCCGACCTTCACGGTCAGGTGCTCACCGGGGGTGACGTCCAGCGAGCCCCCCACATACGCGGCGTTGCCGCCGGTGGCGAACGGATTGCCGTCGCCGCCCATGCCCCAGCCGCGGAAGTCCAACTCCTCCACCCCGGCGGGGACCTGGAAGTCCACGGCTGCGCCGGAGTGGTCGAAGATCTTGCAGTGGGTGAAGCCCTCTGTCGGCTTGCACGGCTCGGTCCCGGCCGCTGCGGCCGGCCAGGCGCCCCCGACGCCCAGGCTCGCCACCAGCAGCGCGGCCGCACCCACGGCGCGCGTGCCTTGGCGCAGCGCGGAAGAACGTCTGTTCATGAACCCCTCCAGAGCAGACACAGCCCCCCCTGGGGCGTGTGAAGAGTGGTGGGGGAGGCGAGATTCCCCTGTCTCGTCCGGCATCTCGTCCAGGCCCTTGAAAAGAAGGAAGGACCGTGCGCATCATCCCCACCCGTCAACCGCTATTTTACTGTCACACCAGTCGCATTGGACACTTGAATTAAGAACGTCTTTGCGAAGCAGGGGGGTTGGGGCATTGATGCCAGTGGGGAGTCACTTTGAGTAAGGGCAGTAAGCATTCAGGTCAGGTGGGCAGACGCTCGGCATTGCGGGCCATGGGGCTCGGGGGTCTGGTCACGGTCGGCGGGATAGGGGCGCTGGCCACCGCGGACGCCGCGCCGGCCGAGGGCCTGGGGGTGCCGCCGTACGCGCCGACCGGTCGGCGGCCGCGTTATCGCCGGGCGACCTGGAGCCAGCAGTTCCAGTCGGGGCACGGCTGGACGGCGGGCGGCGCGGGGACCGCCTCGTCGGACCCGGCCGACACCGCGGTCTTCACCCGGGGCGCCTCCTCGGTCCGTGTGACCACCGCGGGCACCGGTGTGCAGTCGTACGTCCGCAAGACCGGTATGACCGCCATGGATCTGAGCGGCAAGATGATCCGGCTCATCTTCCGGGTCACGGACGCCACCCATCTCAGCAGGGTTGTCTTCTACCTCGGCAGCTCCGGGCTGAAGAACGCCTTCAGCTGGAAGGTGCACAACCATGCGAAGACCGGGGCCAATTACGTGCAGTCCGGGGAGTGGGTGACGGTCCATCTGCAGTGGGCCGACGTCACCTCGGCGTCCGGGACGTACACGCTCTCCGCGCAGGGCGAGCCGTCCGTGCGGACGGGGTTCACCGATATGTCGTTCGCGGTCTACGACGACGCGGCGGCCCCGGTGACGTACCACCTGCAGACGGTCGAGCTGGTACCCGACACCGAGTCCGTCTTCTCCAAGGGCGTCGTGTCCATCACCTTCGACGACTCGCACAAGTCGGTCCACGATCTCGCCCGTCCGGTCATGGACCCCTTCGGCATGCCGGGGACGCTCTACAACATCGCCGATGTGATCGGCACCGGCTCTTTTGTGAACCTCGCGCAGATGCGCTCCCTGCAGGACTCCTCCGGCTGGGAGATGGCCGGGCACTCCTATGCCAACGCGACGCACACGGCGAGTTATCCCAAGCTCACCGCTCAGCAGGTCGACGCGGATTTCGCAAAGCTGCGGGAATGGCTCGTCGGCAATGGATTCACCAGCGAGCACTTCGCCTATCCGCACGGCGCATTTCAGAACACCACCGACGGAGTGCCCGTCGATCTGCTCGCCGCGCGTCACTTCACCACGGCCCGCTCGATCATTTCCGAGACCATCGAGAGCTACGCCCCGGCGATGCCGTATCGCCTCAAGGCACTGACCGGCATCACCGACGGGACGGGTATCGGGGGCACCGCGCTGAGCAAGGTGGTCGGCGCGGGTGGGGCGCTGGACCGCTGTGCCCGTAGCGGCAGTTGGCTGATCCTGTGTCTCCACAAGATCGTCGCCGGTACGCCGGCGGCGAGCACCGAGATCAGCCAGGCCGGTCTCCGTACGCTGATGACGGAGATCCAGAAGCGGGAGATCGAGGTGCTCACCGTCCAGGAGGCGATGGCGTACTACAACTGACCGCTACCGGCGGTCACCGAACCAGCCGTCGTCCTGGTGCTCCGGGGCGTACGGCTGGTTCTGGTTCTCCGGGGTCCAGTGCTGCTGCTGTTGCGGCTGCTGGGGGTACGGACCGTGCGGCTGCTGCGGGATGTACGGCTGCTGGCCGTGGCCCTGGTGGGGCTGCTGGCCCTGCTGCTGGCCCTGCCACTGGTCGTAACCCTGCACGTGCTGCTGCTGGTACGGGCCCTGCTGCTGGCCGCCGTACGGCTGCTGCTGGTGCTGCGGCTGCTGGAACTGCTGCTGCGCGCCGTAGCCCTGCGGCGGTATCGGCTGCACCTGCGTCACGCCGTTCCACGCCACCTGCTGCTGGGGCGCGTTGCGGCCCATGTCGTGCAACTCGCCCTGGGTGTGGCCGGTGTAGGCCTGGGCCATGCCGTTGGGGTTGCGCGGGGAGGCGTGCGGGGCGGTACGCGCGAGGGCGATGCCCTCCAGGCGCATCATCTCGATCGTGGAGGAGACCTGCTGGGACGAGTACTCGTCCTCTTCCTCGTAGACCGCGGAGACATCCTGCTCGTGGTCACCGGCGACGGAGACCTCGACGCCGCCCTGACGGGTGCCCCAGCTGCCCTTGTGCAGGGTGACCAGCGCGTAGAAGCGCAGCGGGGTCAGCAGGAGCAGCTGGATGACGCCGTACAGCGGGGCCAGCAGGAACATGCCGAAGCGTCTGATGAAGCCCATGCCGCGGCGGGGGAAGTCCAGGTACCGGACGTTGCGCAGGTACCCCATGAGGACCATGAAGACCAGGTAGTCGCCGATGTGGTTGACGAACCGCTCCGGCTGCATGATCGGCAGGATGACCATGGAGTAGAACATCGCCGAGCCGAAGACCAGCCACAGCGCCAGTTCCATGCAGGTCAGCCAGAACGCGGGCCGGAACTTCTTCTGGTTCTTGAAGGCCCACAGGGACTCGCGGAAGAAGGACTTGTTCCAGCGGACCTGCTGGCGCAGGAAGTGCGGCAGCTTCTCGGGGACGGCGGTGTAGCCGACGGCCGTCTCCTGGAAGACGACCTGGCCCTCCATCAGGCAGTAGTTCGTCATGCGCCGGTCGTCGCCGAAGACGGCCGGCTTGCCGAGGAACTGCTGGTTGAGGAAGTCCGGCAGGTACTTGCGCACCAGCGTGCCGCGGTACACCGAGAGCGCGCCGCAGCAGCAGAGCACCGACTTCAGCCGGGAGTACGCGGCCCGCTCGAACAGGAACGAGTTGCCGTACCGGAGGTCCTGCAGGCGCGTGAAGATGTTGCTGTCGTGGTTGAGCGCGAGGACCATGCCCGTGGAGGCCATGATCTTCGGGTCGGCCATGGGCAGCAGCAGCTCACGGACGGTGTCCCGGGACAGGATCGTGTCCGAGTCCACGCACAGGAACAGGTCGGTGTAAGGCGCCGCCTCGAAGCCGAGGGCGAGGGCCTCGCGCTTGCCCTTGTTCTCGGGCTGCACGCTGACCGTGTACTTCACGCCCTGCGCCTCGAACTCGCGGCGCATCTTCTTCGCCGCCTTGATGCCGGAGTTGTCGGCGCTGGCGTCGTCGATGATGTGGATCTCGTTGGGGAGCCGGCTCTGCGCGAGAAGGCTGCGCATGCCCTGCTCGAACATCACTGGGTCCTCGTTGTAGATCGGGATGACCGCGGTGACCCAGGAGTTGTCCAGCAGCATCAGCTCCTCGCGGTCCGCCTTGGCGGGCCGGTAGAAGAGTGCACCGAACATCTTGAGGGCGAGCAGCCCGAGCGCGCCGAACGAGTAGTAGTGGAGCGACTCCGGGTCGAGCTTGGTAACGATGACGGCGGCGATGGCGAGGAAGAAGAAGTACGAGACCTTCAGATGCCGTCGGCGCTTGTGACGGCGGCGGCCGTCGGTGTCGACGGCCCCCGGTATGTAGGTGTCGGTCACAGCTTGACCACCTGGGGATGGTCGGCCGACTTGCCGCGCGTGTCGAAGAGCAGACGGGCACGGTCGGCCAGCGCGTCCAGGTCGAGCTCGCTGTGGTGCTGAAGAAGGATGGTCAGGTCGGCTTCGGCCGCACCGGCGAGGTAGTCCTCGACGCGGGGCACCGAGGTGCCCTCGACGGTCCAGTCCTCGACGCGGGGGTCGTAGTAGGCGAGGTCGGCGCCGCGCTCCAGCAGCAGCTCGGCCACGTCCACCGCGGGGCTCTCCCGCTGGTCGGAGATGTCCGGCTTGTAGGTGACGCCGAGCAGCAGGACACGCGTGCCGCGGATCGGCTTGCCCTGCTCGTTGAGCAGGTCCGCGGCGCGTGAGACGACATGGGCGGGCATCCGCTGGTTGATCTCCTGGGCCAGTTCCACGAACCGGAACGGTATCCCGAGCGAACGCACCTTGTAAGAGAGGTAGTTGGGGTCGATCGGGATGCAGTGACCGCCGACGCCGGGGCCCGGGTAGAAGGGCGCGAAGCCAAAAGGCTTGCTGGAGGCGCAGCGGATGGCGTCCCAGAGATCGACGCCGATCTCGCGGCAGAACATCGCCATCTCATTGACGAGCGCGATGTTCACGTGCCGGTAGGTGTTCTCCAACAGCTTGGCCATCTCGGCTTCACGCGTGCCCTTGGCCTCCACCACGCTGCCCACGAAGCGCTCGTACAGCGCGCGGGCCGCCTTGGTGCAGTCCGGGGTGGTGCCGCCGACGACCTTGGGCGTGTTCTCCAGGCCGTAGGTCGGGTTCCCCGGGTCGATGCGCTCGGGGGAGAAGGCGAGGTAGAAATCGACGCCCGCCTTGAGGCCGCCGGCCTCCAGACGCGGACGGACGACCTCGTCGGTGGTGCCCGGGTACGTCGTGGACTCCAGGACGACCAGGGTGCCCGGCTTGAGGTGGGCGGCGATGTCCGCGACCGCGGAGTCCACCGCGCCGAGGTTGGGCGCGCCGTGCTCGGTCAGCGGGGTGGGCACACAGATGACGACCGCGGCCGCGTCCGCGATGACCTCGGGTGAGGAGACCGCGCGGAAACCCTGGTCGAGCATGGAGCGCACATCGGCGTCGCTGATGTCGTCGACGTGGGAGGACCCGGAGGTCAGCCCCTGCACCACCGACTGGCTGCGGTCGAGGCCCACGACCTTCAGACCGGAAGCGCTTGCTGCCCGGGCAAGCGGCAGCCCGACGTAGCCGAGCCCGATGATCACGAGATCGACAGTGGAGTTTCGGTTCACGGCAATACTTCCCACCCCGGCGCCACCCAAGCCCCCAGCCCGGGCGCACAGTCATCCATCGAATACAAGGAGCGCAAAGGCTAACAGCGCCCACACATGTGTTCACACCTCGCACACAGTCGTTTTTGTCACGCGAAGCTGCGTACAACCCTTGTGCATGGTCATGAGTCGGCCCGTTTGTCGCCGGTTTCTGCCCGGAAGCGACCACTGGTGCCCGGCGCCGGGACAGGTACCCTCTTGCCGATTCATCCGCCGGGCGCATGCCCCGCGCCCCGAAGGAGTCCCCCCGTGGCGTCCCGCCGTCAGCCCAAGCGTCGCAGTGGCATAGCCCGCGCTTTCAAGGTCCTGCTCGTGGTGGCCGTCCTCGCCGGCGGCGTCCTGGCCGCCAAGCCGGTATGGAACCACTTCAACCCGGAGGAGCCCGAGCTCACGATCCGCTACCGGACGGAGACCTCGGCCGAGTCCGACGCCGTCCGGCCGTGGCTCGAGGTCTTCAACACCTCCGAGAAGCCGGTGCCGCTCAGCGATGTCGCCCTGCGCTACTACTTCACCGCCGACGGGGACGCGTCGTACGGCTTCAACTGTGTGGAAGCGGCGGTCGGTTGCTCGAATCTGACCGGTGCCGTGGTCGCCATGGACGCGCCGCACGAGGGCGCCGACCACTACCTGGAGCTCGGGTTCACCGAGAAGGCGGGCGTGCTCGAGCCCGGCGCGAACAGCGAGGGCCTGGAGCTCCAGCTCTACCGGACCGACCACAAGCCGGTGAACCAGGACGGCGACTGGTCCTACGACGCCTCGAAGAAGACGTACCAGAACTCCGACCGGATCCCCGCCTACAAGCGCGGCGCCCTGGTGTGGGGCGAGGAGCCCGGCGGCAAGGGCGCCGAGGCCTCGGCGAAGCCCGTGTCCGAGGCCGTGCCCGAGCTGCCCGAGGGCGGGTTCTTCGACGACTTCAACTACCGGGGCCCGAAGGACACCGCGCTGTTCAAGCACGGCTGGCTGGTGCGCACCAGCGAGGGCGGCCCCGGCATCGAGAACACCTGGACCGCGAAGGGCGTCACCTTCCCGGGCGAGGAGGAGGCACTCGGCGGCCAGGTCCTCAACCTGCGCGCCTCGACGGACGGCACGAAGGCCGGTACGAAGCAGGCCGCGCTCGGCACCAAGGAGGCGAAGTTCCGCACCGGCACCTACGCGGCGCGGATCCACTTCACCGACAAGCCGACCAGCGGCGAGAACGGCGACCACATCAACCAGACGTTCTTCACCATCGGCGGCTCGGGCAGCAAGTACGCCGAACTCGACAACGAGTACATGCCGAACGGCGGTTGGGGCGCGCCCGGACCGAAGCTGGACACCACCACCTGGCGCAACGCCGACGAGGGCGACCGCGTCACCAGCAAGACCGAGAAGAGCATCGCCGGCTGGCACACCATGGTGATCACGGTCGAGAAGGACGCCGTCACCTACAGCCTCGACGGCAAGACCCTCTACCGCAGCGGCGCCGACTACGCCCCGCGCGCCGACATGGCGATCAACTTCAACACCTGGTTCGTGGACCTGCCGTTCACCGGCGACCGGGCCTGGGACATGAAGGTGGACTGGATCTACCACCAGGCCGGCGAGAAGCTCACCGCCGAGGAGGCCGAGGAGGCCGCCAAGGAGTTCCAGGGCAACGGCGTCGGCTGGTTCGACACGCTGCCCGCGTCCTGAGCGGCCCTGAGAGGCCCTGAGGGATCAGCCCGCCTGAGCCGCCGCCGACGCCTGGGCCTCGCCCCGGCGTCGGATCTGGTAGAGCGTGAACTCGGCCAGATCGTCGCCGGCCGCGAAGACCTTGGTGTCCTTCTCCGTCACGTCCTTGCCGCTGGTGAACCCGGCGACCGTGAAATAGGCGTACCGGCCCACGGAGTTGCGCGTCGAGCGGCAGACGGCGGAGTTGCAGAAGGCCTTCACGCCCTTGCCGGACAGCGACTTCACGATGCTCTTGTCGTCCGTCTGGGTCCGGGCCTTGGTCGCCTGGGCCTCGGTGTCGAAGACGGCCACACCGACCGTGACCGCGACGCCGTCCTTGACGTACGTCACGCGCATCAGACGCGTGCAGTCGTTGGCGTCGAGCACCTTCGGCAGGGTCTTCAGGGCGGCCGAGGAGCAGTCCTTGGCGTCGGCCGTCGGGCCCTTCTTGTAGACGGTCTCGCTCCAGGTCACCTGGGTGCCCGGGAAGAGCGTCGCGGGGCTGAGCGGGGCGGTGTCCTTCTTGGCGCTCGCGATGAAGTCGTTCGGATCCAGCGGGGGCGGCGCGCTCGTCGGCTCGAAGGACGGCGCCGGGCCGGTGGACCCGCTCGGTATGTCCGCGGTCGCGGGAAGCTGCGCGGTCGGCTTGTTGGAGGCCTCGTCGCCGCCGTTCGCCGACACCACGGCCACGGCGACCGCCGCGGCCACCCCGACCGTGGCCAGCGCGCCACCGCCGATGAACAGCAGCCGACGTCGCTTGTTACGGGACTCGGACGCCTCGGCGAGCGCGGCCCAGTCCGGGGTCTGGCTGTCGCCGCCGTTGTTCCACGGCTGCTGGGATTGCGGTTTCCAGGGATCCCACTGGGACTGGGGTCCCC of the Streptomyces sp. NBC_00287 genome contains:
- the rplQ gene encoding 50S ribosomal protein L17, with the protein product MPKPTKGARMGGSAAHEKLLLANLAKALFEHGRITTTEAKARKLRPYAERLVTKAKKGDLHNRRQVLQVITDKSIVHTLFTEIGPRYENRPGGYTRITKIGNRRGDNAPMAVIELVEALTVAQEATGEAEAATKRAAKDAEVEPKVDVTKADEAEETPAEESKDA
- the truA gene encoding tRNA pseudouridine(38-40) synthase TruA, with translation MSDEVLAGFVRIRLDLSYDGSGFSGWAKQAGGQRTVQAEVEGALRTVTRSSETYDLTVAGRTDAGVHARGQVAHVDLPLELWGEHREKLLKRLAGRLPKDVRVWALTEAPEGFNARFAALWRRYVYRVCDRPGGVDPLLRSHVLWHDWELDAAVMDAAAKSLVGEHDFAAYAKKRVGASTVREIFDFGVRRTADGVVEIEVRADAFCHNQVRSMVGALLFVGDGHRGVEWPRKVLDARVRDSAVHVVRPYGLTLEEVAYPAADQLAERQRQARRVRGQVH
- a CDS encoding polysaccharide deacetylase family protein, which encodes MGRRSALRAMGLGGLVTVGGIGALATADAAPAEGLGVPPYAPTGRRPRYRRATWSQQFQSGHGWTAGGAGTASSDPADTAVFTRGASSVRVTTAGTGVQSYVRKTGMTAMDLSGKMIRLIFRVTDATHLSRVVFYLGSSGLKNAFSWKVHNHAKTGANYVQSGEWVTVHLQWADVTSASGTYTLSAQGEPSVRTGFTDMSFAVYDDAAAPVTYHLQTVELVPDTESVFSKGVVSITFDDSHKSVHDLARPVMDPFGMPGTLYNIADVIGTGSFVNLAQMRSLQDSSGWEMAGHSYANATHTASYPKLTAQQVDADFAKLREWLVGNGFTSEHFAYPHGAFQNTTDGVPVDLLAARHFTTARSIISETIESYAPAMPYRLKALTGITDGTGIGGTALSKVVGAGGALDRCARSGSWLILCLHKIVAGTPAASTEISQAGLRTLMTEIQKREIEVLTVQEAMAYYN
- a CDS encoding glycosyltransferase — translated: MTDTYIPGAVDTDGRRRHKRRRHLKVSYFFFLAIAAVIVTKLDPESLHYYSFGALGLLALKMFGALFYRPAKADREELMLLDNSWVTAVIPIYNEDPVMFEQGMRSLLAQSRLPNEIHIIDDASADNSGIKAAKKMRREFEAQGVKYTVSVQPENKGKREALALGFEAAPYTDLFLCVDSDTILSRDTVRELLLPMADPKIMASTGMVLALNHDSNIFTRLQDLRYGNSFLFERAAYSRLKSVLCCCGALSVYRGTLVRKYLPDFLNQQFLGKPAVFGDDRRMTNYCLMEGQVVFQETAVGYTAVPEKLPHFLRQQVRWNKSFFRESLWAFKNQKKFRPAFWLTCMELALWLVFGSAMFYSMVILPIMQPERFVNHIGDYLVFMVLMGYLRNVRYLDFPRRGMGFIRRFGMFLLAPLYGVIQLLLLTPLRFYALVTLHKGSWGTRQGGVEVSVAGDHEQDVSAVYEEEDEYSSQQVSSTIEMMRLEGIALARTAPHASPRNPNGMAQAYTGHTQGELHDMGRNAPQQQVAWNGVTQVQPIPPQGYGAQQQFQQPQHQQQPYGGQQQGPYQQQHVQGYDQWQGQQQGQQPHQGHGQQPYIPQQPHGPYPQQPQQQQHWTPENQNQPYAPEHQDDGWFGDRR
- a CDS encoding nucleotide sugar dehydrogenase; amino-acid sequence: MNRNSTVDLVIIGLGYVGLPLARAASASGLKVVGLDRSQSVVQGLTSGSSHVDDISDADVRSMLDQGFRAVSSPEVIADAAAVVICVPTPLTEHGAPNLGAVDSAVADIAAHLKPGTLVVLESTTYPGTTDEVVRPRLEAGGLKAGVDFYLAFSPERIDPGNPTYGLENTPKVVGGTTPDCTKAARALYERFVGSVVEAKGTREAEMAKLLENTYRHVNIALVNEMAMFCREIGVDLWDAIRCASSKPFGFAPFYPGPGVGGHCIPIDPNYLSYKVRSLGIPFRFVELAQEINQRMPAHVVSRAADLLNEQGKPIRGTRVLLLGVTYKPDISDQRESPAVDVAELLLERGADLAYYDPRVEDWTVEGTSVPRVEDYLAGAAEADLTILLQHHSELDLDALADRARLLFDTRGKSADHPQVVKL
- a CDS encoding cellulose binding domain-containing protein; this encodes MASRRQPKRRSGIARAFKVLLVVAVLAGGVLAAKPVWNHFNPEEPELTIRYRTETSAESDAVRPWLEVFNTSEKPVPLSDVALRYYFTADGDASYGFNCVEAAVGCSNLTGAVVAMDAPHEGADHYLELGFTEKAGVLEPGANSEGLELQLYRTDHKPVNQDGDWSYDASKKTYQNSDRIPAYKRGALVWGEEPGGKGAEASAKPVSEAVPELPEGGFFDDFNYRGPKDTALFKHGWLVRTSEGGPGIENTWTAKGVTFPGEEEALGGQVLNLRASTDGTKAGTKQAALGTKEAKFRTGTYAARIHFTDKPTSGENGDHINQTFFTIGGSGSKYAELDNEYMPNGGWGAPGPKLDTTTWRNADEGDRVTSKTEKSIAGWHTMVITVEKDAVTYSLDGKTLYRSGADYAPRADMAINFNTWFVDLPFTGDRAWDMKVDWIYHQAGEKLTAEEAEEAAKEFQGNGVGWFDTLPAS